A region from the Algoriphagus machipongonensis genome encodes:
- a CDS encoding pseudouridine synthase translates to MKNNNPRKQFFKGDNEGTPSNKSDKRGDSKGRTRKSDVKDEGFDLAKSSFSKSNKRGTSGSYDKNSKGSRSGGEKKFGSRFPKEEEKGNDRKSGFQGKSSRFQKDENAPKRFGEKSFEKRGKSGKFGSKDENDGLVYKGRGKDQKPVFAPGKAKKYDGKPKSAGFGKNRFKSNSEAQNDRPDYKFDELPARKAKGKGEDTLFRLNKYIANSGICSRREADDLIAKGLVSVNGKVVTELGLKVSKFDRVVYQGKKINPEKPVYVLLNKPKDFITTTDDPLERKTVMALVGNACEERIFPVGRLDRNTTGLLLFTNDGELAAKLSHPSNQIKKIYQVTLDKPLTHNDEKDILEGLTLEDGEVEVDDMQVLSVDRKILGLEIHVGKNRIVRRIFAHLGYEVTALDRVMYAGLDKKDLKRGNYRFLSEQEVIKLKYFA, encoded by the coding sequence ATGAAAAACAACAATCCGAGAAAACAATTTTTCAAGGGAGACAATGAAGGAACTCCATCTAACAAATCAGATAAAAGAGGTGATTCCAAAGGGAGAACTAGAAAGTCTGATGTTAAGGACGAAGGCTTCGATTTAGCCAAGAGTTCATTCTCAAAGTCTAACAAAAGGGGAACTTCAGGATCCTATGACAAAAATTCCAAAGGTTCAAGATCTGGAGGGGAGAAAAAGTTTGGAAGTAGATTTCCAAAAGAGGAAGAAAAGGGGAACGATAGAAAATCAGGATTTCAAGGGAAATCCAGTCGTTTTCAAAAAGATGAAAATGCACCCAAAAGATTTGGGGAAAAATCTTTTGAAAAAAGAGGGAAGTCAGGAAAATTTGGTTCGAAAGACGAGAATGATGGCTTAGTATATAAGGGAAGAGGTAAAGATCAGAAACCTGTTTTTGCTCCCGGGAAAGCCAAAAAATATGATGGCAAGCCAAAATCAGCTGGCTTTGGCAAGAATAGATTTAAATCTAATTCTGAGGCTCAAAATGATAGGCCTGATTATAAATTTGATGAATTACCTGCGAGAAAAGCCAAAGGAAAGGGTGAGGACACCTTATTTCGTTTGAATAAATATATTGCCAATTCCGGTATTTGCAGCAGAAGAGAAGCTGATGATCTTATTGCAAAGGGTCTGGTTTCAGTCAATGGTAAGGTAGTTACAGAGTTAGGACTGAAAGTGAGCAAATTTGACCGGGTAGTCTACCAAGGGAAGAAGATTAACCCAGAGAAGCCAGTATACGTGCTCCTAAACAAGCCTAAAGACTTCATTACTACTACGGATGATCCATTAGAAAGAAAGACTGTGATGGCTCTAGTAGGCAATGCTTGTGAGGAAAGAATTTTCCCAGTAGGTCGATTGGACAGAAATACCACGGGTTTGTTATTATTTACCAATGATGGTGAATTAGCAGCCAAGCTCTCTCATCCTTCAAACCAGATCAAAAAGATTTACCAAGTCACGTTAGACAAACCTTTAACTCATAATGATGAGAAAGATATCCTAGAAGGTTTGACTTTAGAAGATGGTGAAGTAGAAGTGGATGATATGCAGGTACTGTCTGTAGATAGAAAAATCTTGGGTTTAGAGATTCATGTAGGGAAAAATAGAATTGTGAGAAGAATCTTTGCTCATTTGGGATACGAGGTAACAGCCCTCGACCGAGTGATGTATGCAGGTCTTGACAAGAAAGATCTAAAACGAGGTAATTATAGATTCCTTTCCGAGCAGGAAGTGATCAAGCTTAAATATTTCGCATAA
- the murQ gene encoding N-acetylmuramic acid 6-phosphate etherase — MKVTESSSHYDNLEKMTVLELLQNINKEDHLVPMAVKSVLPGISDLVKEIVPRMEAGGRLIYIGAGTSGRLGILDASECPPTYGVPHEWVIGIMAGGDIAIRKAVENAEDDWDQAWKDILEYGFNPDDTVIGIAASGTTPYVIGGVRTAKEKGLLTGCITCNEDSPLGKEVDFPIEVVVGPEFVTGSTRMKSGTAQKLVLNMISTTVMIKLGRVKGNKMVDMQLSNAKLVERGVKMIMEATGAEYDAAKDLLLTQGSVRLATEHFYKNKTS, encoded by the coding sequence ATGAAAGTAACTGAAAGCTCATCGCATTACGATAATCTTGAAAAAATGACCGTCTTGGAGTTGCTCCAAAACATCAACAAGGAGGATCACTTAGTGCCAATGGCGGTGAAATCCGTATTGCCTGGGATTTCTGACTTGGTAAAAGAAATAGTGCCTAGAATGGAGGCAGGTGGCCGACTGATTTATATCGGTGCTGGAACTAGCGGAAGGCTAGGGATTCTTGATGCTTCCGAATGTCCACCGACCTATGGAGTTCCTCATGAATGGGTGATTGGAATAATGGCTGGTGGAGATATTGCTATTCGAAAAGCGGTAGAAAATGCGGAAGATGACTGGGATCAGGCCTGGAAAGATATTTTAGAATATGGTTTTAATCCTGATGATACGGTCATCGGAATAGCAGCCTCTGGTACAACTCCTTATGTCATTGGGGGAGTTCGAACTGCAAAAGAAAAAGGTTTACTTACTGGCTGTATCACTTGTAATGAAGACTCTCCCTTAGGGAAGGAAGTGGATTTTCCTATTGAGGTAGTGGTAGGTCCTGAGTTTGTTACTGGAAGTACCCGAATGAAATCAGGGACAGCACAAAAGTTGGTCTTGAATATGATCTCTACGACCGTGATGATCAAGCTGGGGAGAGTGAAAGGCAACAAAATGGTAGATATGCAGCTATCCAATGCAAAGCTCGTGGAAAGAGGTGTGAAAATGATTATGGAGGCAACTGGGGCAGAGTATGATGCAGCCAAGGACCTATTACTTACTCAAGGTTCCGTTCGTTTGGCAACAGAGCATTTTTATAAGAACAAGACATCCTGA
- a CDS encoding cytochrome b5 domain-containing protein, with translation MKTFTKQQLALRNGQDKPEIWIAYQGIIYDVSNSKMWRNGKHYEHWAGQDLTDELKDAPHTQRVFEKFIPIGQLI, from the coding sequence ATGAAGACATTTACTAAGCAGCAGCTTGCGCTGAGAAATGGACAAGATAAACCCGAAATTTGGATCGCCTATCAAGGAATAATTTATGACGTAAGTAATTCAAAAATGTGGAGGAATGGGAAACATTATGAGCATTGGGCTGGGCAAGACCTAACCGATGAACTGAAAGATGCTCCCCATACTCAGAGAGTTTTTGAAAAATTTATTCCGATTGGCCAATTAATATAA
- a CDS encoding formimidoylglutamase, protein MNIQSFFDPVAEFLWQKKYPNNTFFHQIHYYGEEFPELKGIQIAIVGLKETRGIKKYESLDRSSSEIREKLYELKRGFGAIRVADLGDMICGDTLEESYQAIQQVGEYLMKRQILPIYIGGTHDLDFGQYLSYQNMKKLVSMLTVDGKLDMEEEGPMADQHTQEIILHQPNFLFSYSHLAYQSFLVDPSLINVIEKLYFEHMRLGEVRSAFKEIEPLIRNADFLSFDLGAIQSKDAPGAVDAQPFGLTAEEACQICWFAGSNEKLSSIGIFGYEPYYDDPHNKTAKVVAVMIWYFIEGFYSRKDSLSFKSNDYIKYTVSLDSKPNTLVFYKSKKSGKWWMEIPQTETEKFDRLTTVPCSYSDYQMAQKGEIPERWVNAQIKLL, encoded by the coding sequence ATGAATATTCAATCCTTTTTCGATCCTGTTGCTGAGTTTCTGTGGCAGAAAAAATACCCTAACAATACCTTCTTTCATCAGATCCATTATTACGGAGAAGAATTTCCTGAATTGAAAGGAATTCAGATTGCCATAGTAGGGCTAAAAGAAACCAGAGGAATAAAGAAGTATGAGAGTTTAGATCGATCAAGTTCTGAAATTAGAGAAAAGCTTTATGAGCTGAAGCGAGGTTTTGGAGCCATCCGTGTAGCGGACCTTGGTGATATGATTTGTGGTGATACCCTTGAGGAAAGCTACCAAGCTATCCAACAGGTAGGTGAGTATTTGATGAAACGTCAAATTTTACCTATTTATATCGGGGGTACGCATGATTTGGATTTTGGGCAGTATTTATCTTACCAAAACATGAAGAAGCTGGTAAGCATGCTGACGGTAGATGGGAAGTTGGATATGGAGGAAGAGGGTCCAATGGCAGATCAGCATACCCAAGAAATCATTCTTCATCAACCAAATTTTCTATTCTCTTATTCTCATTTAGCCTACCAAAGCTTTTTAGTAGACCCTTCCTTGATCAATGTGATCGAAAAGCTATATTTTGAACATATGCGATTAGGTGAGGTAAGGTCTGCATTTAAGGAAATTGAGCCCTTGATCAGAAATGCAGATTTTCTCAGTTTTGATCTTGGAGCTATTCAATCAAAAGATGCACCTGGCGCGGTAGATGCTCAGCCATTTGGGTTGACAGCAGAAGAGGCTTGCCAGATTTGCTGGTTTGCTGGATCCAATGAAAAACTGAGTTCGATCGGAATATTTGGCTATGAGCCTTATTACGATGATCCCCATAATAAAACCGCAAAAGTCGTTGCGGTGATGATCTGGTATTTTATTGAGGGCTTTTATTCAAGAAAAGATAGCCTTTCCTTTAAAAGCAATGATTATATTAAATACACAGTTTCATTGGACTCAAAGCCTAATACGTTGGTTTTCTATAAGAGTAAGAAAAGCGGGAAATGGTGGATGGAGATTCCTCAAACTGAAACAGAAAAATTTGATCGATTGACTACAGTGCCCTGTAGCTATTCAGACTATCAGATGGCACAAAAGGGAGAAATTCCAGAACGTTGGGTCAATGCCCAGATCAAATTACTATAA
- the nqrF gene encoding NADH:ubiquinone reductase (Na(+)-transporting) subunit F, which translates to MGSVIITSIVAFTIIILLLVFILLFAQSKLVNSGDVNIIINGDESSPLVTSAGTTLLSTLGGQKIFLPSACGGGGTCAMCKCVVEEGGGEVLPTEEGHLSRAEQQGNVRLACQVKVKNDMKIRVPDEIFGIKKWDCEVISNYNVSTFIKEFKVKLPEGETLDFEAGGYIQIDVPVVTVNFKEMDITPHPELGHPEDVYQSDWDKFGLWDLVMRNDEEIFRAYSMANHPAEGNIVMLTIRIATPPWDRANNKWMDVNPGICSSYVFSRVPGDKVTISGPYGEFHINPTQREMVYIGGGAGMAPLRAQIFHLFHTEKTSRKVSYWYGGRSKKELFYVPHFRAIEEDFPNFQFHIGLSEPLPEDNWKIKKSLDDKEGDGYVGFIHQVLYDNYLKDHPEPDEVEYYLCGPPLMNAAVLKLLDDLGIPEENIRFDDFGG; encoded by the coding sequence ATGGGTTCAGTAATTATTACATCCATAGTAGCATTTACGATAATTATCCTGCTACTGGTATTTATTCTCCTTTTTGCCCAATCTAAGTTGGTCAACTCCGGAGATGTCAACATTATCATCAATGGTGACGAAAGTTCTCCCCTTGTAACTTCAGCAGGCACGACCTTGCTATCTACTTTGGGTGGACAAAAAATCTTTCTTCCTTCTGCTTGCGGTGGCGGTGGTACTTGTGCCATGTGTAAATGTGTAGTAGAAGAGGGTGGGGGCGAAGTCCTTCCTACTGAAGAGGGACACTTGAGTAGAGCAGAACAACAAGGAAATGTTCGTCTGGCTTGTCAAGTGAAAGTGAAAAACGACATGAAAATCCGGGTGCCAGATGAAATATTTGGTATCAAGAAGTGGGATTGTGAAGTTATTTCTAACTACAACGTTTCTACTTTCATTAAAGAATTTAAAGTAAAACTTCCTGAAGGAGAAACTTTGGATTTCGAAGCGGGAGGATATATCCAAATTGACGTTCCGGTAGTGACAGTCAATTTCAAAGAGATGGATATCACGCCACATCCTGAGCTGGGTCACCCAGAGGATGTATATCAAAGCGATTGGGATAAATTTGGTCTATGGGATCTTGTTATGAGAAATGACGAGGAAATCTTTAGAGCATATTCCATGGCTAATCACCCAGCGGAAGGTAACATTGTCATGTTGACAATTCGTATTGCTACTCCACCTTGGGATCGTGCAAATAACAAGTGGATGGATGTGAATCCAGGTATTTGTTCTTCTTATGTATTCTCAAGAGTACCTGGCGATAAAGTGACTATTTCTGGACCATATGGTGAATTCCATATCAATCCTACTCAAAGAGAAATGGTTTACATTGGTGGTGGTGCTGGTATGGCTCCTTTGAGAGCACAAATTTTCCACCTTTTCCATACAGAGAAAACTTCAAGAAAAGTTTCTTACTGGTATGGAGGTAGATCTAAGAAGGAATTGTTCTATGTACCTCACTTTAGAGCAATCGAGGAAGATTTCCCTAACTTCCAATTCCATATTGGTCTTTCTGAGCCATTGCCAGAGGATAACTGGAAGATTAAAAAGTCTTTGGATGACAAAGAAGGAGATGGATATGTAGGATTCATTCACCAAGTGTTGTATGATAACTACCTAAAAGATCATCCGGAGCCAGATGAGGTAGAATACTACCTTTGTGGACCTCCATTGATGAACGCAGCCGTATTGAAGTTGCTAGATGATCTAGGAATTCCTGAAGAAAATATACGCTTCGATGATTTCGGAGGATAA
- the accD gene encoding acetyl-CoA carboxylase, carboxyltransferase subunit beta, whose translation MAWFKRTDKGIKTSTAEKKDTPDGLWFKTPNGNIIHTRELKNNAYVCPDDDFHVKIGSKEYFEILFDGNKFTELDKDMKSGDPLNFTDTKPYTARIEATIKKTDLNDAVRSAVGKMNGLDLVVSCMDFNFIGGSMGSVVGEKISRAIDYSLKNKVPFLMISKSGGARMMEAGFSLMQMAKTSAKLALLDQAGIPFISLLTDPTTGGVTASYAMLGDFNIAEPEALIGFAGPRVIRETIGKDLPKGFQSSEFVLEHGFLDFIIDRRQLKSRLTTLLNLLHN comes from the coding sequence ATGGCTTGGTTTAAAAGAACTGACAAAGGCATCAAAACTTCCACAGCGGAGAAAAAGGATACACCAGATGGCCTTTGGTTTAAGACCCCTAACGGAAATATCATTCATACCCGTGAGTTGAAAAACAACGCGTATGTATGTCCAGACGATGATTTTCACGTAAAAATAGGATCCAAAGAGTACTTTGAGATCTTGTTTGACGGGAACAAATTCACCGAATTAGACAAGGATATGAAGTCAGGAGATCCGCTCAATTTCACAGATACCAAACCGTATACTGCGAGAATTGAAGCGACGATCAAAAAAACAGACCTAAACGATGCAGTAAGATCTGCGGTAGGAAAAATGAACGGATTGGATCTTGTGGTTTCCTGCATGGACTTTAATTTCATCGGAGGATCCATGGGCTCTGTAGTTGGAGAAAAAATCTCTCGAGCAATTGACTATTCCTTGAAAAATAAGGTTCCATTCTTGATGATTTCCAAATCCGGAGGTGCTAGAATGATGGAAGCAGGATTCTCATTAATGCAAATGGCGAAAACATCTGCTAAGCTTGCCTTGTTAGATCAAGCAGGAATTCCTTTTATTTCCCTATTGACTGATCCTACTACAGGTGGCGTAACAGCTTCCTATGCGATGTTAGGAGATTTTAATATTGCGGAGCCAGAAGCCTTGATTGGTTTTGCGGGTCCAAGAGTAATTCGGGAAACAATCGGTAAAGATTTACCAAAAGGATTCCAAAGTTCAGAGTTTGTATTGGAGCATGGCTTTCTGGATTTTATTATTGACAGACGTCAATTAAAGAGCAGATTGACCACTCTTCTTAACCTCTTGCATAATTAA